The DNA window AAAGTCTTAGCTTATTTCTATCCAAAAGCAATGACACCGGGTTGCACAACACAAGCGCAAAAACTGCGTGATCATATCACAGCATTAGCGGCGTTAAATGTAGAAGTCATTGGCATCAGTCCAGACGAAGTCGTTCGCTTAACTAAATTCAGTGACCGTGATGAATTAAACTTTAGCCTACTTTCAGACCCTGACCATGCAGTAGCAGATGAATTTGGCATCTGGGGCCTGAAAAAATTCATGGGTAAAGAATATGATGGGATCCACCGTCTGTCTTTTTTAATCAATGAGCAAGGTATTATTGAACACGTATTCACTTCTGCATCGCTAAAAGCAGTGCCATTAGAAGGTGAGTACAGCAAGTTTAAAACTAAAGACCATCACCAAGTAGTATTGGATTATTTAGCAGCTGAATAAATAGCTCATTTAGGTTCTTACGCCTATAAGAACAATACAAAACCAACAGATTTGAGGATATAAAGACTCAGTTTGTTGGCTTTTTTGCTCTCGTAGATCAAATCAGAAATAATGTAGGGTAAAATAATCCTAATACCAGCAATGTATAAGCCGCACAGTTTAAGATTAAACGTTTCAATCGATGCTTATTTATTCGCATACTCATTTCTATAGGTGCTAAACCATAGATTAAAAAGTAAATACTGATATAAGTAACAGATAATAACGTAATAAGTACCATTGCCATAAGTAATGCCATACTCGTTTCCTTTATCCTGTGGGGTTGCAGTAAAACTAGCAATAAAGTGAGTTTAGGCTTGCCCTTCGATATTTTGAAACCAGA is part of the Moritella viscosa genome and encodes:
- a CDS encoding bacterioferritin comigratory protein; this encodes MQTLKSGDKAPSFTLLNQHNESISLDSFAGKKVLAYFYPKAMTPGCTTQAQKLRDHITALAALNVEVIGISPDEVVRLTKFSDRDELNFSLLSDPDHAVADEFGIWGLKKFMGKEYDGIHRLSFLINEQGIIEHVFTSASLKAVPLEGEYSKFKTKDHHQVVLDYLAAE